In a single window of the candidate division WOR-3 bacterium genome:
- a CDS encoding HD domain-containing protein, which yields MKQQFVKDLSVGVKVNDIFYVVNRWYREKRDGDTFLILELSDRTGIINAKIWNNLETFKSIATPGNFVRVEGVVNEYNGENQIVVSGLQFVSTDEVSTQDFIQRSEFDVDEMFNEFRQFVGNIDDPDYRKLVENIFSQDEIAGKFKTAPASTGIHHAYLGGLLEHTLGMLRAAYAILNTYPELDRSLVITGIIVHDIGKLWEYQYNSVNVIAHTDEGYLLGHIVIGYEFVKKEITQIRNFSKEKADLLLHIILSHHGQREFGSPVTPKFAEAFLVHTLDNLDARLNMFKSSIEKSRNERWSDFNQFLGTRVFIRKDLKNSNSSNR from the coding sequence ATGAAACAGCAATTTGTAAAAGATTTGAGTGTTGGGGTAAAAGTAAATGATATTTTCTATGTAGTAAATCGCTGGTATCGCGAAAAACGTGATGGAGATACTTTTTTAATCTTGGAGTTATCGGATCGAACCGGAATTATCAACGCCAAAATTTGGAACAATCTCGAAACATTCAAATCAATTGCAACCCCGGGGAATTTTGTTCGCGTGGAAGGTGTGGTAAATGAATACAATGGCGAAAATCAAATTGTCGTTTCTGGTTTGCAATTTGTCTCGACCGATGAAGTTTCAACCCAAGATTTTATTCAACGCAGTGAGTTTGATGTTGACGAAATGTTTAATGAGTTCCGCCAGTTTGTTGGCAATATCGACGATCCAGATTATCGGAAATTAGTTGAAAATATTTTTTCACAAGATGAGATTGCTGGAAAATTTAAAACAGCCCCAGCGTCAACTGGTATTCATCACGCTTATCTTGGGGGACTCTTAGAGCATACGTTAGGGATGTTACGAGCTGCTTACGCAATATTAAATACCTATCCTGAGCTAGATCGGTCGTTGGTAATTACAGGTATTATCGTTCACGACATTGGTAAACTTTGGGAATACCAATATAATAGTGTAAATGTAATTGCTCACACTGACGAAGGATACTTACTGGGGCATATTGTGATCGGGTATGAGTTTGTAAAAAAAGAAATTACCCAAATCAGAAATTTTTCTAAAGAGAAAGCAGATCTGTTGTTACATATAATTTTAAGCCATCACGGCCAACGAGAATTCGGCTCGCCGGTAACTCCTAAATTTGCCGAGGCCTTTTTAGTCCACACGCTTGACAATTTAGATGCTCGACTGAATATGTTTAAATCTAGCATCGAAAAAAGTCGCAATGAACGTTGGTCAGACTTCAATCAATTCCTGGGCACCAGGGTTTTTATTAGAAAGGACCTTAAAAATTCCAACTCTTCCAACAGATAG
- a CDS encoding V-type ATP synthase subunit B → MLEYRTIKEIFGPLVLVENTENVKYGELVELILADGSIRSGEVLEVHEDKALIQVFEGTAGIDVVNTKVRFLAQGIMLGVSRDMLGRIFNGLGKPRDDKPELIPEKYLPITGSPINPYAREYPNEFIQSGISAIDGLNTLVRGQKLPIFSGAGLPHNRLVAQIMRQAKVLKGDDSADETTDFAIVFGAMGVTFEEAQFFISNIRNSGAIVRTVFFLNLADEPAIERIATPRAALTTAEYLAFECDMHVLVILTDMTNYCEALREVSTARKEIPGRRGYPGYLYTDLATIYERCGRIKGKRGSITMMPVLTMPEDDKTHPIPDLTGYITEGQIVLSRSLYKKGISPPIDVLPSLSRLKDKGIGPGKTREDHADLFNQLFAAYARGKEAEELQIILGEAALTEMDKIYLKFAQVFEEQYVSQGEYEDRSIEETLDLGWKLLKIFPRSELKRIRESFIVKYFDKS, encoded by the coding sequence ATGCTTGAGTATCGAACCATAAAAGAAATATTTGGGCCGTTGGTGTTAGTGGAAAACACCGAAAATGTTAAATATGGCGAATTGGTGGAATTGATTCTTGCAGATGGAAGTATACGGTCCGGGGAAGTATTAGAAGTTCATGAAGATAAAGCACTAATTCAGGTATTCGAAGGCACGGCCGGAATCGATGTCGTTAACACTAAGGTCCGATTTTTAGCCCAAGGGATTATGCTTGGGGTATCTCGAGATATGCTTGGTCGAATTTTTAACGGCTTAGGGAAACCTCGTGATGATAAACCGGAACTTATTCCCGAAAAATATTTACCAATTACTGGTTCGCCAATTAACCCGTATGCACGAGAGTATCCCAACGAATTTATTCAGAGCGGCATTTCAGCGATTGATGGATTAAACACTTTAGTTCGGGGTCAAAAACTACCAATTTTTTCAGGTGCTGGACTTCCTCACAATCGATTGGTTGCTCAAATTATGAGACAGGCCAAAGTACTAAAGGGAGATGATTCTGCAGATGAAACTACAGACTTTGCTATTGTGTTTGGTGCTATGGGGGTAACTTTTGAGGAAGCCCAGTTTTTTATATCTAACATTAGAAACTCCGGGGCGATTGTTCGAACTGTTTTTTTCTTAAATTTAGCTGACGAACCTGCCATAGAACGAATTGCAACTCCGCGGGCGGCACTGACGACTGCTGAATATTTAGCATTTGAATGCGATATGCATGTATTAGTAATCCTGACCGATATGACAAACTATTGTGAGGCTTTAAGGGAAGTCTCTACCGCTCGCAAAGAAATTCCAGGACGTAGAGGATATCCTGGGTATCTTTATACCGATTTAGCAACAATCTACGAACGATGCGGAAGAATTAAAGGTAAACGTGGTTCAATAACCATGATGCCGGTCCTGACAATGCCTGAGGATGATAAAACCCATCCGATTCCAGATCTTACAGGATATATTACTGAGGGGCAAATCGTGCTATCTCGGAGTTTATACAAAAAAGGAATTTCACCGCCGATAGATGTTTTACCTTCCTTGTCGCGATTAAAAGATAAAGGTATCGGGCCGGGTAAAACACGCGAAGACCATGCCGATCTATTTAACCAATTGTTTGCTGCCTACGCCCGAGGGAAGGAGGCTGAGGAGTTACAGATAATTTTAGGTGAGGCAGCCCTGACCGAGATGGATAAGATTTACTTAAAATTTGCTCAAGTTTTTGAAGAACAATATGTATCCCAAGGTGAATACGAAGATCGTTCGATTGAAGAAACGTTAGATTTGGGATGGAAGCTTCTAAAGATTTTCCCAAGAAGTGAGTTAAAGCGTATTCGAGAATCATTTATTGTAAAATATTTTGATAAATCTTGA
- a CDS encoding response regulator: MSKVIAIVEDEADIVEVITYHLEKEKFKVESFYNGESFLEYLKDHQPSLVILDLMLPGIDGIELCKILKADPKTRAIPIIMVTAKGAESDRILGLELGADDYVVKPFSPKELIARIKAVLRRLERKIAEEKIFSHAGLKVNFSRYEVLVDNKPVKLTRTEFKILQTMLMRPGWIFNRKQLLDEVWDYDKIVSERTVDVHIRNLRKKLGKYGQWIKSISGIGYKFDVT; the protein is encoded by the coding sequence ATGAGTAAGGTAATAGCCATCGTTGAAGACGAAGCTGATATTGTTGAGGTGATAACTTATCATTTAGAAAAAGAGAAATTCAAGGTCGAGAGTTTTTATAATGGAGAAAGTTTTTTAGAGTATTTAAAAGATCACCAACCCAGTTTGGTAATTCTTGACTTGATGTTACCAGGCATTGATGGGATTGAGCTTTGTAAAATCCTTAAAGCCGATCCCAAGACCCGAGCAATTCCGATTATTATGGTAACTGCTAAGGGTGCGGAAAGTGATCGGATCTTAGGGCTGGAATTAGGAGCTGATGATTATGTTGTAAAACCATTTAGCCCCAAAGAACTTATCGCCCGCATCAAGGCAGTTTTACGACGCCTCGAACGGAAGATCGCCGAGGAAAAGATTTTCAGTCACGCGGGATTAAAAGTTAATTTCTCTCGCTACGAAGTTTTAGTTGATAACAAACCAGTAAAACTGACAAGAACTGAATTCAAAATATTACAAACTATGCTAATGCGGCCGGGATGGATTTTTAATCGAAAACAGCTGCTTGACGAAGTTTGGGACTACGATAAGATAGTCTCTGAACGTACTGTCGATGTCCACATTCGAAATTTAAGAAAAAAATTGGGCAAATACGGGCAATGGATAAAGTCAATATCGGGCATCGGTTACAAATTTGATGTTACATAA
- a CDS encoding PorV/PorQ family protein — MVIPALLLCFFITTVLPNAGNSGYLFLRINPDAYSSAIANSGVGKDFTKEASVFNFTVNPAYLVTSSKIGITYLNYLAGVQIGGLSYIQANPIPVLNSGGIGLLYLNSGTIKKTDEYGYELGSFTVSYVNLNILGSYELVKEKLLVGANVKFLRGVIDSFTSLGLAGDFGVCWRSPLAGLSTGAVLKNFGLEVKSFNNTREELPLDVVLGCDYWIFSNAHILFELYKPFGNPLQFNIGGEYEAHRYLTLRLGYNSRGKYFRENSSDLLSGLSFGFGIHFARGQFDYSFVPMGSLGYTHNLTFSLQFRK; from the coding sequence ATGGTAATTCCAGCTCTTTTATTGTGCTTTTTTATTACCACAGTTCTGCCGAATGCTGGAAATAGTGGCTATTTATTTTTAAGAATTAACCCAGATGCGTACTCGTCAGCGATAGCGAACTCCGGGGTAGGTAAAGATTTTACTAAAGAAGCAAGTGTATTTAACTTCACTGTTAACCCGGCTTATTTAGTAACTAGCTCGAAGATAGGTATTACTTATCTTAATTATCTAGCCGGGGTACAAATTGGTGGGCTTTCATATATTCAGGCTAATCCGATTCCAGTTCTTAACTCGGGTGGTATTGGGCTTTTATACCTTAACTCTGGAACAATCAAAAAGACCGATGAATATGGATATGAATTGGGTAGTTTTACTGTTTCATATGTTAACTTAAATATTTTGGGAAGTTATGAATTAGTAAAAGAAAAATTATTAGTAGGTGCTAATGTAAAATTTTTGAGGGGGGTCATTGATAGCTTTACAAGCCTAGGATTAGCTGGTGATTTTGGTGTTTGTTGGCGTTCGCCACTTGCGGGATTAAGCACTGGTGCGGTGCTTAAAAATTTTGGATTAGAAGTCAAAAGTTTTAATAATACTCGGGAAGAGTTACCGCTCGATGTTGTGTTAGGTTGTGATTATTGGATATTTTCAAATGCCCATATCTTGTTTGAACTTTATAAACCATTTGGCAACCCCTTACAATTCAACATAGGTGGCGAATATGAAGCGCATCGGTATTTGACCCTAAGACTTGGGTACAATTCGCGTGGCAAATATTTTAGAGAAAATAGTAGCGATCTGCTCTCAGGATTGTCATTTGGATTTGGCATTCATTTTGCCCGAGGCCAGTTTGACTATAGTTTTGTGCCGATGGGAAGCCTTGGTTACACACACAATTTAACATTTTCCTTGCAATTTAGAAAATAG
- a CDS encoding FlgD immunoglobulin-like domain containing protein gives MSKKILVILAVGMVAGIYANNIFSTDPNAVFNKTRPVTYYSYPEPLQKSEDTIYYDGPNANNGIGLTNGGTFYGAVRFTAVDGCTLKSAIFFQYQAVSASGWIYVHAAGTSSAPGAKLDSAPYNNTPGTWVRVNFPTPIYFPSGTDFWLNVKITHTSGTYPFGVDAGPSVTPPRSYVSLDGTSWQTLVYYNLNYNWNLRAIGRFVRFANDVGVDEIIAPGSTHRVNTPMTPVARVKNYGTNAQTNFSVVCSILGSGGTVRYTNTQTVASLAPSATANVNFTSWTPTIEEQVTVIMRTLLSGDQNPANDRKTRNTQIAQELLSEGFNDPTFPPAGWQAVVISGTYNWERFTSGTYPTCTPYEGEGMAGYRSWYASSGSQARLITPAITPGAPTQCTLKFYMMHDPGYSTVQESVIVEVSTNGTTFNRVAAFRRYEPTQGWQEHAVYLGNFSTPFYVGFRALSGYGNNMYIDFVRVTGAAPMANDIGVEAIRAPGAVHQINTPMTPVALIKNYGTNTATNIMVRCSIIGSGGAVRYTSTNDYGSLAPGETARISFASWTPTISENVTVIMRTFWAQDQNPNNDRLTRTTLIGAITYYDFETSDGGFIPDPAAGGWEWGVPTSGPGSAYSGQKLWATVLGGNYVNNADWKLTTPTFTASVNNPVLKFWHWYYIETNWDGGNVKLSTDGGATWNVISPVGGYNGVANTANVAIPGESCYTGSMQSWNEAVFNLPVNAGQQFSLRWHFGSDASVVYAGWYVDDVMLIGAAAAGISEGKTGGVQVTALKGIRNPVRGGGYIGFSLAAPSDVRLSIYDASGRLVRTLVSGYQGAGEYNIFWNGRDDANREVSEGIYFYKLETTGYAQTRKLIYTR, from the coding sequence ATGAGTAAAAAAATATTAGTTATCTTAGCAGTTGGGATGGTCGCAGGTATCTATGCGAACAATATCTTCTCGACTGATCCCAATGCTGTGTTTAATAAAACCAGGCCGGTTACTTACTATTCATATCCTGAACCGCTTCAGAAAAGTGAAGACACGATTTATTACGATGGACCTAATGCCAATAATGGTATTGGTCTTACTAATGGTGGCACATTTTATGGGGCGGTGCGCTTTACCGCTGTGGATGGTTGTACCCTAAAGTCCGCGATTTTCTTCCAATATCAAGCAGTTAGTGCTAGTGGCTGGATTTATGTTCATGCCGCCGGTACCTCATCAGCTCCCGGAGCCAAGCTTGACAGTGCTCCTTATAATAACACCCCTGGAACTTGGGTGCGGGTTAACTTTCCAACCCCAATATATTTTCCCAGCGGGACTGACTTCTGGCTAAATGTTAAGATTACTCATACTTCTGGTACATATCCTTTTGGCGTCGATGCTGGTCCCTCAGTGACGCCGCCGCGGTCTTATGTATCTCTTGATGGCACAAGCTGGCAGACTCTAGTTTATTATAATTTGAATTATAACTGGAATCTGCGCGCAATTGGCCGATTTGTTCGGTTTGCCAATGATGTTGGAGTTGATGAAATTATTGCGCCTGGCTCGACCCATCGGGTTAATACCCCAATGACACCAGTTGCTCGAGTCAAAAATTACGGCACAAACGCGCAGACCAACTTTTCCGTGGTTTGTAGTATCCTAGGCAGTGGGGGGACGGTCCGGTATACCAATACCCAGACCGTAGCTTCATTGGCCCCAAGTGCTACAGCCAATGTTAATTTTACGAGCTGGACCCCAACGATTGAAGAACAGGTAACAGTGATTATGAGAACGCTTCTCAGTGGTGATCAAAACCCCGCAAATGACCGTAAGACCAGAAATACTCAAATCGCTCAGGAATTACTATCCGAAGGATTTAATGATCCGACCTTCCCGCCGGCGGGTTGGCAGGCCGTAGTTATTAGCGGCACTTATAACTGGGAACGGTTTACCTCCGGTACTTATCCGACTTGCACGCCGTATGAGGGTGAAGGCATGGCTGGTTATCGGTCCTGGTATGCCTCTAGTGGTAGTCAGGCCCGGCTAATCACCCCAGCAATTACCCCCGGTGCTCCCACTCAGTGCACCTTGAAGTTTTACATGATGCATGATCCGGGTTATTCTACAGTGCAGGAGAGTGTGATTGTAGAGGTTTCAACTAATGGTACAACATTTAATCGTGTAGCTGCCTTCCGACGGTATGAACCGACCCAGGGTTGGCAAGAGCATGCGGTCTATCTGGGTAATTTCTCGACGCCGTTCTATGTTGGTTTCCGTGCCCTTTCGGGATATGGTAACAATATGTATATCGATTTTGTGCGCGTGACCGGTGCTGCGCCAATGGCAAACGATATCGGAGTGGAAGCGATTCGGGCCCCGGGTGCTGTGCATCAGATAAACACCCCGATGACCCCAGTTGCCTTGATTAAGAATTATGGTACCAATACGGCGACTAATATTATGGTGCGTTGTTCGATTATCGGTAGTGGTGGCGCTGTGCGTTATACCTCAACGAATGATTACGGCTCGTTGGCACCAGGCGAAACTGCTCGAATTAGCTTTGCCTCTTGGACGCCGACGATTTCTGAGAATGTCACGGTTATTATGCGGACATTCTGGGCACAGGATCAGAATCCCAACAATGACCGGTTGACTCGGACGACTTTAATTGGCGCGATCACTTATTATGATTTTGAGACCTCTGATGGTGGGTTTATACCGGATCCGGCCGCTGGTGGTTGGGAGTGGGGTGTGCCGACTTCAGGTCCTGGTTCAGCTTATTCTGGTCAGAAGCTTTGGGCTACGGTGTTGGGTGGCAATTATGTCAACAATGCGGACTGGAAGCTAACGACGCCGACCTTTACGGCTTCGGTGAATAATCCGGTTTTGAAGTTTTGGCACTGGTATTATATTGAGACTAACTGGGATGGTGGAAATGTGAAGCTGTCGACAGATGGTGGTGCAACTTGGAATGTGATCAGTCCGGTTGGTGGTTATAATGGGGTTGCGAATACGGCTAATGTTGCGATACCTGGTGAGTCTTGTTATACTGGTTCGATGCAGAGTTGGAATGAGGCGGTATTTAATTTACCGGTGAATGCTGGGCAGCAGTTTAGTTTGCGTTGGCATTTTGGTTCGGACGCTTCGGTGGTGTATGCTGGTTGGTATGTTGACGATGTGATGTTAATTGGTGCTGCAGCTGCTGGTATTAGTGAGGGTAAGACTGGTGGTGTTCAGGTGACTGCGCTTAAGGGTATTCGGAATCCGGTGCGTGGTGGTGGATATATTGGGTTTAGTTTAGCTGCGCCTTCGGATGTGCGGTTAAGTATTTATGATGCTTCTGGTCGACTGGTGCGGACCTTGGTGAGTGGTTATCAAGGGGCTGGTGAGTATAATATCTTCTGGAATGGTCGGGATGATGCCAATCGTGAGGTGAGCGAGGGTATTTATTTCTATAAGCTTGAGACTACTGGTTACGCTCAGACGCGTAAGCTCATCTACACCCGCTAA
- the rsmG gene encoding 16S rRNA (guanine(527)-N(7))-methyltransferase RsmG yields MNNNIDYYKILKDWCQTLGLKITDEEINKFRAYAQLICNWNTKINLISRKDVDRIVSYHFIDSVSSVGLISYGAQVADLGSGAGLPGIPVKIVRPDINLTLIESIKKKARFLEETIKLLNLSNTQVLAARAEMISNGLFDTMLVRLVGKIKDILKIVSPLLKVKGLVIFYKSQQVNSEIKAAQRVALKKHFVLSQVNEVILPCTHIIREFVVYTKVSD; encoded by the coding sequence ATGAACAATAATATTGATTACTATAAAATTTTAAAAGACTGGTGCCAAACTTTAGGATTAAAAATAACTGACGAGGAAATTAATAAATTTAGAGCATATGCGCAGCTTATTTGTAATTGGAACACCAAAATTAATCTTATTTCTCGAAAAGATGTTGATCGGATTGTTAGCTATCATTTTATTGATTCAGTCAGCTCGGTCGGTTTAATCTCCTACGGTGCCCAGGTGGCAGATTTAGGGAGCGGTGCTGGATTACCGGGTATACCTGTAAAAATTGTTCGACCGGATATAAACTTAACTCTTATCGAAAGTATTAAGAAAAAAGCTAGATTTTTAGAAGAGACGATTAAATTGCTCAATCTTTCTAATACTCAAGTTCTTGCAGCTCGGGCTGAAATGATTTCAAATGGGCTATTTGATACTATGTTGGTGAGACTGGTTGGTAAGATAAAAGATATCTTAAAAATCGTAAGTCCGCTACTTAAAGTTAAAGGGTTAGTTATCTTCTATAAATCCCAACAGGTTAACTCAGAAATAAAAGCCGCCCAGCGTGTGGCACTTAAAAAACATTTTGTCCTTAGCCAAGTTAACGAGGTTATATTGCCGTGCACTCATATTATTAGGGAATTTGTAGTATATACCAAAGTATCGGACTAA
- a CDS encoding V-type ATP synthase subunit A, protein MGIIIKVSGPLVLAKGMSESKMYDICRVGEKRLIGEIIGLKGDIASIQVYEETEGIGPGEIVEPLNMPLTVELGPGLIGSIYDGIQRPLDIIYERYGYFIPRGTELPALDRTKKWHFIPTRKPGEYVTSGDIIGEVEESVLVTHKIMVPYGIEGEVLEIKEGKYTVTEPVAIVKTKDGPKEILMMQKWPVRKPRPYKRKLPPEELLITGQRVIDTFFPIGKGGTACVPGPFGSGKTVIQHQLAKWADAQVIVFVGCGERGNEMADVLLEFPKLKDPKSGEPLMKRTVLIANTSNMPVAAREASVYTGITIAEYFRDMGYSVALQADSTSRWAEALREISGRLEEMPGEEGYPAYLGTRIAEFYERAGKVETLGSDTRVGALSVIGSVSPPGGDLSDPVVQATLRVVKVFWSLEDKLAFKRHFPAISWLNSYSLYTDSLRGYIEKTIGEVFRKNSEQALWLLEREAELEEIVRLVGKDTLTAQDRLILESARSIREDFLHQNAFLEVDTYSTLDKQAMMLDVILYFYNKAKEYLDKIPLDQQNIKMNKIEKLPVREKIARMKFIPESEKGSIFKIKKEIDIAFENL, encoded by the coding sequence ATGGGAATCATTATTAAAGTTTCAGGACCATTAGTACTAGCCAAGGGAATGAGTGAATCCAAAATGTATGATATTTGTCGGGTTGGTGAAAAACGTCTAATTGGCGAAATTATTGGTCTTAAAGGCGACATCGCTTCTATCCAAGTGTATGAGGAAACCGAAGGCATCGGGCCCGGCGAAATTGTAGAACCCCTTAATATGCCTCTAACTGTTGAGCTTGGGCCGGGCCTTATTGGTTCAATATATGATGGTATTCAACGCCCCCTCGATATTATCTACGAACGATACGGTTATTTTATACCTCGGGGTACCGAACTGCCAGCCCTGGATCGCACTAAAAAATGGCATTTTATCCCTACTCGCAAACCCGGTGAATATGTAACTAGTGGCGATATCATCGGCGAGGTTGAGGAGTCTGTATTAGTGACGCATAAAATAATGGTGCCTTATGGAATCGAGGGTGAAGTTCTGGAAATTAAAGAAGGTAAGTATACCGTTACCGAGCCAGTGGCTATTGTTAAAACAAAAGATGGTCCTAAAGAGATCTTAATGATGCAGAAATGGCCGGTCCGTAAACCACGGCCGTATAAGCGGAAATTACCGCCTGAAGAACTTTTAATCACCGGGCAACGCGTAATTGATACATTTTTCCCAATTGGCAAAGGCGGCACCGCATGTGTTCCTGGGCCGTTTGGGTCGGGCAAAACGGTAATTCAGCATCAGTTGGCTAAATGGGCTGATGCCCAAGTTATCGTTTTTGTTGGATGCGGCGAACGAGGTAATGAAATGGCTGATGTTCTTTTAGAGTTCCCCAAGTTAAAAGATCCTAAATCTGGTGAACCATTAATGAAACGGACGGTGCTTATTGCTAATACATCAAACATGCCAGTAGCTGCCCGAGAAGCATCAGTCTATACTGGTATAACCATCGCAGAATATTTTAGAGACATGGGTTATTCAGTGGCCCTACAAGCTGATTCCACTTCACGATGGGCCGAGGCTTTGCGAGAAATTTCCGGTCGATTAGAAGAGATGCCGGGCGAAGAAGGCTATCCGGCCTATTTAGGAACCCGAATTGCCGAATTTTACGAACGGGCTGGTAAGGTCGAAACCTTAGGAAGCGATACACGTGTTGGTGCATTATCAGTTATTGGTTCGGTATCGCCACCCGGTGGCGATTTATCAGATCCCGTAGTCCAGGCTACATTGCGCGTTGTAAAAGTATTTTGGAGTTTAGAAGACAAGCTAGCTTTTAAAAGACATTTTCCTGCAATTTCCTGGCTTAATTCTTATTCCCTGTATACAGATAGTTTACGAGGCTATATCGAAAAGACAATTGGAGAGGTGTTTCGAAAAAATTCGGAGCAGGCATTATGGCTTTTAGAACGTGAAGCAGAATTAGAAGAAATCGTCCGATTAGTCGGAAAGGATACGCTTACGGCACAAGATCGTCTAATTTTAGAAAGTGCCCGTTCAATTCGCGAAGATTTTTTACATCAAAATGCCTTTTTAGAAGTGGATACTTATTCAACTTTGGACAAACAAGCAATGATGCTCGATGTTATTTTGTATTTCTACAATAAAGCTAAAGAATATTTAGATAAAATTCCATTAGATCAGCAAAATATTAAAATGAATAAAATCGAAAAACTTCCAGTTCGAGAAAAAATCGCCCGAATGAAGTTTATTCCTGAAAGTGAAAAGGGATCAATCTTTAAGATAAAAAAAGAAATCGACATCGCATTTGAAAATCTTTAA
- a CDS encoding V-type ATP synthase subunit F, whose translation MIAILGPKEKVTNFKLIGIDPFPCEPDEAPRVLEKILNNYQIILYTQEIHSALKPIIERVQKRALPCIALLPTLDEKITEARIKNLIKKATGTDLLAK comes from the coding sequence ATGATTGCGATATTAGGGCCAAAAGAAAAGGTGACGAATTTTAAGCTTATTGGTATTGATCCTTTCCCTTGCGAACCGGATGAAGCGCCTAGGGTATTGGAAAAAATTTTAAACAATTACCAAATAATTCTATATACCCAAGAAATTCATTCGGCGTTAAAACCTATCATCGAACGCGTCCAAAAACGAGCATTGCCGTGTATTGCCTTACTGCCTACTTTGGACGAAAAAATAACCGAAGCACGAATTAAAAACTTAATTAAAAAAGCAACTGGCACTGATTTGTTAGCTAAGTAA